A genome region from Pseudanabaena sp. Chao 1811 includes the following:
- a CDS encoding adenylate/guanylate cyclase domain-containing protein has product MMFSFLKRNRDLETPEYQLWRQQFMQKRLSLGMRIAFFYFVTLLGEQFIYLLRGSTHFSQIWLITILIILAAIIYGTNHLKRLRSPLQTSLIFLSISWTITILIQLVDTISRRVKPEMMLIWWMVTFFSQATLVPVRWRFHLISQLGGLAYYFIVNTAVGIDVIPNNIPTISWFINIFWTCFISNISVYLYEKLAKSEFYARNTSEKLLLNILPESIAMRLKDDENTIADSFTDVTVLFADIVGFTQLSSHLPPDQVVEFLNQIFSQFDRLVEIHQLEKIKTIGDAYLVVSGLPYPRPDHTEAIADMAIDMQIAMYKFNQETGKNLSIRIGIHTGPVVAGVIGLKKFAYDLWGDTVNTASRMESHGIAGKIQVSACAYERLKHLYKFEERGVITVKGKGDMTTYFLLGKVLGTCL; this is encoded by the coding sequence ATGATGTTTAGCTTTCTAAAAAGAAACCGTGATTTGGAAACACCTGAATATCAACTATGGCGACAGCAGTTTATGCAAAAGAGACTTAGTTTAGGAATGCGAATTGCATTCTTTTACTTTGTCACATTACTAGGTGAGCAATTTATATATTTATTACGGGGTTCCACTCACTTTTCGCAAATTTGGCTTATTACCATTCTGATAATTTTAGCAGCAATTATCTATGGCACAAACCATCTCAAAAGACTGCGCTCACCATTACAAACTTCACTGATTTTCTTAAGCATTTCTTGGACAATTACAATATTAATCCAACTTGTTGACACCATAAGTAGGCGAGTCAAGCCAGAGATGATGTTAATTTGGTGGATGGTGACATTTTTCTCTCAAGCCACTTTAGTGCCAGTCCGTTGGCGATTTCATCTCATTTCACAATTAGGAGGATTAGCCTATTATTTTATAGTAAATACTGCTGTAGGTATTGATGTGATTCCTAATAATATACCTACAATCTCTTGGTTTATTAATATATTTTGGACTTGTTTTATTAGCAATATTTCTGTTTATCTCTATGAGAAATTAGCTAAGTCAGAATTTTATGCTCGCAATACCTCTGAGAAACTGTTACTAAATATCTTACCTGAATCAATCGCAATGAGGCTCAAAGATGATGAGAACACTATTGCCGATAGCTTTACCGATGTGACAGTTTTATTTGCAGATATTGTCGGATTTACACAACTTTCTAGTCATTTACCACCCGACCAAGTTGTGGAATTTCTCAATCAAATTTTTTCGCAATTTGATCGCTTAGTCGAAATCCATCAATTAGAAAAGATTAAAACCATCGGTGATGCCTATTTGGTAGTATCGGGACTTCCCTATCCGCGACCTGATCATACTGAGGCGATCGCTGATATGGCGATCGATATGCAAATAGCGATGTATAAATTCAATCAAGAGACAGGAAAAAACCTGAGTATTCGCATTGGTATTCACACAGGTCCCGTAGTTGCAGGTGTCATCGGACTGAAAAAATTTGCTTATGACCTTTGGGGAGATACAGTTAATACAGCCTCACGCATGGAATCCCACGGAATTGCAGGTAAAATTCAAGTCAGTGCATGTGCTTATGAGCGCCTTAAACATCTCTATAAGTTTGAAGAAAGAGGTGTAATCACAGTCAAAGGTAAGGGAGACATGACCACCTATTTTTTATTGGGCAAAGTATTAGGGACTTGCCTCTAA
- a CDS encoding phycobilisome protein — protein sequence MLSKLQQLGINSDGRYASDDELQFMDNYINSFDARVEAYRRIKAVETEIVEAVFAKIQASQPKALLIKGEDTRIKWKQDTLRVLRHSAMTVLLDDPELLRQQFLYWFQTIMQAFGAQEACNVTYLVMQDVVKQILPKDIADLLCPILEMNRNLLGAQLRDL from the coding sequence ATGTTAAGTAAACTGCAACAACTAGGAATAAACTCAGATGGTCGCTACGCGAGCGATGATGAATTGCAGTTTATGGATAACTATATCAACTCCTTTGATGCAAGGGTAGAAGCCTATCGTCGGATCAAAGCCGTAGAGACAGAAATTGTTGAAGCGGTTTTTGCCAAAATTCAAGCATCGCAGCCCAAAGCCTTGTTAATCAAAGGTGAAGATACGCGAATTAAATGGAAACAAGATACTTTGCGGGTATTGCGTCATTCAGCAATGACAGTTTTGTTGGATGACCCCGAACTTTTGCGACAGCAGTTTTTATATTGGTTTCAGACAATCATGCAGGCTTTTGGCGCACAGGAAGCTTGTAATGTGACTTATTTAGTGATGCAGGATGTGGTTAAACAGATCTTGCCTAAGGATATTGCTGATTTGTTATGCCCGATTTTAGAAATGAACCGCAATCTTTTGGGAGCACAGCTACGAGACTTGTAA
- a CDS encoding NB-ARC domain-containing protein has protein sequence MLSDNEHIEGLFPEAAQNWDLNRLYADLQAASGKEIKPFEKACLRGLLCRYRPGQLAFKLAWTSGALRVELNKGLYRSLEAIADQPINTLRWEKVPEWLEAKGYKAQRQSLHDPAVNSSTSSQTNLADWGEAPNIQTFYGRIEEIAKLEQWIVGDRCHLLAICGMGGIGKTALAVKLVENIQSQFDCLIWRSLRGAQPTAQLIADLLQFLNHSQQTGFSISDLLEVLRQKRCLIVLDDFEATLQDGELVGAYRQGCELYAELLQRVGAERHQSSLILIGREQPKEISMHQGEDQPIRYYKVNGLQRQGAFELLRARGFKGSENGLDALIQQYRGNPSALRIVAGTIQELFNGNVSEFLKQTALALGDVLRTLLYQQFERLSKLEKDVLYWLAIKHRPVSLSTLRSEMNLQASGSELIDALESLRWRSLIEKISEQGEVMFLLEPVVLKYVSRQFVEEVNKEITAIAMQQNLKSINLLQSHVLVEDRAPDSIRAMQIRLVLKPIKDKLNKAIAKNNIELDSLRELLASHQQTKPTEGTSYTEVNLALIGLWW, from the coding sequence ATGTTATCTGACAACGAACACATTGAAGGGCTATTCCCAGAAGCGGCACAAAACTGGGACTTAAATCGACTCTACGCCGATTTACAAGCTGCTAGTGGTAAGGAAATTAAACCATTTGAAAAAGCTTGTTTACGGGGGTTACTCTGTCGCTATCGGCCGGGGCAGCTTGCCTTTAAATTGGCATGGACTTCGGGAGCTTTGCGGGTGGAGTTAAATAAGGGGTTATATAGATCACTAGAAGCGATCGCCGATCAGCCCATTAATACTTTACGTTGGGAAAAAGTCCCTGAATGGCTAGAGGCAAAAGGCTATAAGGCTCAGCGTCAAAGTTTGCATGATCCTGCGGTCAATTCGTCAACTAGTTCGCAGACGAATTTGGCTGATTGGGGTGAAGCTCCGAATATTCAAACCTTTTATGGGCGGATTGAAGAAATTGCCAAATTAGAGCAGTGGATTGTAGGCGATCGCTGTCATCTCTTGGCAATTTGTGGCATGGGTGGCATTGGCAAAACGGCACTAGCAGTGAAGTTAGTCGAAAATATTCAATCGCAGTTTGATTGCCTAATTTGGCGATCGCTACGAGGCGCACAGCCCACTGCTCAATTAATCGCCGATCTGCTGCAATTTCTCAACCATTCTCAGCAAACAGGTTTTAGTATTTCTGATCTATTAGAGGTTTTACGTCAGAAGCGTTGTTTAATCGTGCTGGATGACTTTGAGGCAACCCTCCAAGATGGGGAACTAGTGGGAGCCTATCGTCAAGGTTGCGAATTATATGCTGAATTGTTGCAGCGTGTGGGGGCAGAGCGCCATCAAAGTTCTTTAATCCTGATTGGGCGCGAACAACCCAAAGAAATCTCAATGCACCAAGGGGAAGATCAACCAATTCGCTATTACAAAGTGAATGGATTACAACGCCAAGGAGCCTTTGAGTTGCTAAGAGCCAGAGGCTTTAAAGGTTCTGAGAATGGACTAGATGCGCTGATTCAACAATATCGCGGCAATCCTTCGGCACTGCGAATTGTGGCAGGGACAATTCAGGAACTCTTTAATGGAAATGTTTCAGAATTTCTCAAACAGACCGCTCTGGCGCTCGGTGATGTGTTACGCACCTTGCTCTATCAACAGTTTGAACGGCTCTCAAAATTAGAAAAAGATGTGTTGTATTGGCTCGCCATCAAGCATCGTCCAGTCTCTCTCTCCACCTTGCGCTCGGAGATGAATTTACAAGCCTCTGGTTCAGAACTAATTGATGCCCTTGAGTCATTACGATGGCGATCGCTAATTGAGAAAATCAGCGAGCAGGGAGAAGTAATGTTTTTGCTAGAGCCTGTGGTCTTAAAGTACGTCAGTCGCCAATTTGTGGAAGAGGTCAACAAAGAGATTACGGCGATCGCCATGCAGCAAAATCTTAAATCCATTAATTTATTGCAAAGTCATGTTTTAGTCGAAGATCGCGCCCCCGACTCGATTCGGGCGATGCAGATTCGGCTAGTGCTGAAACCAATTAAAGACAAACTCAATAAAGCGATCGCCAAAAACAATATTGAGCTAGATTCCCTAAGAGAGTTACTTGCTAGTCATCAACAGACAAAACCAACAGAAGGCACAAGTTACACCGAAGTTAATCTCGCTCTAATCGGCTTATGGTGGTAG
- a CDS encoding glycoside hydrolase family 10 protein, translating to MGKINFASWRSRLRFLLLTFLGLVIALMLNFPFWAIAQTTASNATASDAAINTVDQPTISPIPIRPTNNNELRGIWLTNVDSDVLFSTQKLQQAINRLKRLKFNTLYPTVWNGGHTLYRSKVAQKSFGVEIDPNPDLQNRDMLAEVIELGHEQNFAVIPWFEYGLMTEEGSELMRQHPDWVSNRKDGSQVFVHGENNEHRLVWLTPAHPEVQKFLTDLIVEVVKKYDVDGIQLDDHFGMPAELGYDDYTIALYKKEHFGRLPSDNFQDPEWMRWRASKLSNLMQKIAKAVRAVKPNCLISLSPNPKDFSYRKYLQDWYSWVYLGLVDELVVQLYRDNIENFTKELERPEWQEIRQKVPVAVGILTGLRIQNVDMRQIKGQVKVAREMSFDGFSFFFYETLGNRDASFESLFFAPATRPDLKNIASARS from the coding sequence ATGGGGAAAATTAATTTTGCGTCTTGGCGATCACGATTACGCTTTCTACTTTTAACATTCTTAGGATTAGTGATCGCGTTAATGCTCAATTTTCCTTTTTGGGCGATCGCGCAAACTACTGCTAGTAATGCAACAGCTAGTGATGCGGCTATTAACACAGTTGATCAACCTACAATTAGCCCAATTCCAATTAGACCTACCAATAACAACGAACTCCGTGGCATCTGGCTCACTAATGTCGATAGTGATGTTTTATTTTCCACCCAGAAGCTTCAGCAAGCCATTAACAGATTAAAACGCCTAAAGTTTAATACCCTGTATCCTACGGTTTGGAATGGGGGGCATACCCTGTATCGCAGTAAAGTTGCCCAAAAGTCCTTTGGTGTAGAAATCGATCCTAACCCTGACCTGCAAAACCGCGATATGCTCGCCGAGGTGATCGAGTTGGGGCATGAGCAAAATTTTGCAGTCATTCCTTGGTTTGAATATGGATTAATGACTGAGGAAGGTTCGGAGTTGATGCGTCAACATCCTGACTGGGTTAGTAACCGCAAAGATGGCTCTCAAGTTTTCGTTCATGGCGAAAATAATGAGCATCGACTGGTTTGGTTAACTCCTGCCCATCCTGAAGTTCAAAAATTTTTGACAGATCTAATTGTGGAAGTCGTCAAAAAATATGATGTAGATGGCATTCAGCTAGATGATCATTTTGGTATGCCAGCGGAGCTTGGCTACGATGATTACACAATTGCTTTGTACAAAAAAGAGCATTTCGGCAGGTTGCCATCTGACAACTTTCAAGATCCTGAATGGATGCGATGGCGTGCTAGCAAGCTTAGCAATTTGATGCAGAAGATCGCTAAAGCTGTCAGAGCAGTTAAACCTAACTGTCTAATTTCTTTATCTCCTAACCCTAAGGATTTTTCCTATAGAAAGTATCTCCAAGATTGGTATAGCTGGGTTTATTTAGGATTAGTCGATGAGTTAGTCGTGCAACTCTACCGAGATAATATCGAAAACTTTACCAAAGAGCTAGAACGTCCTGAATGGCAAGAAATTCGCCAAAAAGTTCCTGTCGCTGTTGGGATTTTGACAGGTTTAAGAATTCAAAATGTCGATATGCGTCAAATTAAGGGACAGGTAAAAGTTGCGCGTGAGATGTCCTTTGATGGGTTTTCTTTTTTCTTCTATGAAACTCTAGGCAATCGTGATGCTTCCTTTGAGTCTCTCTTTTTTGCCCCTGCCACTCGTCCTGATTTAAAAAATATTGCTTCGGCAAGAAGCTAG